In Pseudomonas sp. Leaf58, one DNA window encodes the following:
- a CDS encoding TauD/TfdA family dioxygenase — translation MSAASNALSIIDSAQPQRFEIRPFYGAVGAEIIGLDLAKPVNAEDFSRIHRAHLDHHVLVFRQQRISPAQQIAFSRRFGELQIHVLKQFLLAGHPEILIVSNIIEDGRNIGLGDAGKFWHSDLSYKELPSLGSMLHAQELPSEGGDTLFADMHKAWDAVPAALRSVVEGRSAAHSYTARYAETKFAGNWRPTLTAEQLAQVQEVIHPVVRSHPENGRKALFVSEGFTTRIVGLPDDESRDVLQQLYALSVLEQNIYRHQWQPHDLVFWDNRSLIHLAAGCPAHLRRKLYRTTIQGNAPF, via the coding sequence ATGTCAGCCGCCTCGAACGCCTTGTCGATCATCGACAGCGCCCAGCCGCAACGCTTCGAAATCCGCCCGTTTTACGGTGCCGTCGGCGCCGAGATCATTGGTCTGGACCTGGCCAAACCGGTCAACGCCGAGGATTTCAGCCGTATCCATCGTGCCCATCTCGACCACCATGTGCTGGTGTTCCGCCAGCAACGTATCAGCCCAGCCCAACAAATCGCTTTCAGCCGCCGCTTTGGCGAGCTGCAGATCCATGTGCTCAAGCAGTTCCTGCTAGCAGGTCATCCTGAAATCCTGATCGTTTCCAACATCATCGAAGACGGCCGCAACATCGGCCTCGGGGATGCCGGCAAATTCTGGCACTCGGACCTGTCGTACAAGGAACTGCCCAGCCTCGGCTCCATGCTGCATGCACAAGAGCTGCCCAGCGAGGGTGGCGATACGTTGTTCGCTGACATGCACAAAGCCTGGGACGCCGTCCCCGCAGCCCTGCGCAGTGTGGTCGAGGGCCGCAGTGCTGCTCACTCCTACACCGCCCGTTATGCCGAGACCAAATTCGCAGGCAACTGGCGGCCGACCCTGACCGCCGAGCAGCTGGCGCAGGTACAGGAAGTTATCCACCCGGTGGTTCGTAGCCACCCGGAAAATGGCCGCAAGGCGCTGTTCGTCAGCGAAGGCTTCACCACCCGCATCGTCGGCCTGCCAGACGATGAAAGCCGCGACGTGCTGCAACAGCTGTATGCCCTGAGCGTGCTGGAACAGAACATCTACCGCCACCAGTGGCAGCCCCACGACCTGGTGTTCTGGGACAACCGTTCGCTGATCCACCTGGCCGCCGGCTGCCCCGCACACCTGCGTCGCAAGCTGTACCGCACCACCATCCAGGGCAATGCCCCGTTCTGA
- a CDS encoding ABC transporter substrate-binding protein, which yields MRKSISRLAASIGLGASLVVGSLATPAVAQAEGKIRIAEQFGIVYLLLNVVRDQHLIEKHGKEQGIDIEVDWAQLSGGSAINDALLSGSVDIAGAGVGPLLTVWDRTKGRQNVKAVASLGNFPYYLVSSNPNVKTIADISDKDRIALPAVGVSVQSRFLQYAAAQQWGDKEYNRLDKYTLAVPHPDATAALLAGGTELNGHFSNPPFQDQVLANKDVHIVLNSYDLLGPNSPTLLFATEKFRNDNPKTYKAFVDALAEAADFAQNDKAAAADTYIRVTKAKIDRDVLIKLIDNPQYEFTVTPKNTYKLADFLYRVGAIKHKPQSWKDYFFQDERPLQGS from the coding sequence ATGCGCAAATCCATCAGCCGCTTGGCGGCAAGCATCGGCCTGGGCGCCAGCCTGGTCGTCGGCAGCCTGGCCACCCCCGCCGTGGCGCAAGCAGAAGGCAAGATCCGCATAGCCGAACAGTTCGGCATCGTCTACCTGCTGCTGAACGTGGTGCGTGATCAGCACCTGATCGAAAAGCACGGTAAAGAGCAGGGCATTGACATCGAAGTCGACTGGGCCCAGCTGTCGGGTGGTTCGGCTATCAATGACGCCCTGCTGTCCGGTTCGGTGGACATCGCCGGTGCTGGCGTCGGCCCGCTGCTGACTGTGTGGGACCGAACCAAGGGCCGGCAGAACGTAAAGGCCGTGGCTTCGCTGGGTAACTTCCCCTACTACTTGGTCAGCAGCAACCCAAACGTGAAGACCATCGCCGATATTTCCGATAAAGACCGCATTGCCTTGCCGGCCGTGGGCGTTTCGGTGCAATCGCGTTTCCTGCAATACGCGGCCGCCCAGCAGTGGGGCGACAAGGAATACAACCGCCTGGACAAATACACCCTGGCTGTACCGCACCCGGATGCAACCGCCGCATTGCTGGCCGGTGGCACCGAACTCAACGGCCACTTTTCCAACCCGCCGTTCCAGGACCAGGTACTGGCCAACAAAGATGTGCACATCGTGCTCAACAGCTATGACCTGCTCGGTCCCAACTCGCCAACCCTGCTGTTTGCCACCGAAAAATTCCGCAACGACAATCCCAAGACCTACAAGGCTTTCGTCGATGCCTTGGCCGAAGCCGCAGACTTCGCCCAGAACGACAAGGCTGCGGCAGCCGACACCTACATTCGTGTGACCAAGGCCAAAATCGACCGCGACGTACTGATCAAGCTAATCGACAACCCGCAGTACGAGTTTACCGTCACGCCAAAAAACACCTACAAGCTTGCTGATTTTCTCTATCGGGTAGGCGCCATCAAGCACAAGCCGCAATCGTGGAAGGACTATTTCTTCCAGGATGAACGCCCACTGCAAGGGAGCTGA
- a CDS encoding ABC transporter ATP-binding protein, producing the protein MTAPLPGHTASNLSRVATPPLLKVDNLSLEYRTAQRVVRATHQVSFEVDRADRFVLLGPSGCGKSTLLKAVAGFIQPQEGQILLQGQPVRGPGPDRIVVFQEFDQLPPWKTVKQNVMFPLLVSGQLKRTEAEERALHYLEKVGLAAFADAYPHTLSGGMKARVAIARALATQPKVLLMDEPFAALDALTRRKMQEELLLLWEEVRFTLLFVTHSIEEALVVGNRILLLSPHPGRVRAEVHSHQYHLGSLGGSDFQASARRIHRLLFNEADAPEQPDGLGFNAIRIAY; encoded by the coding sequence ATGACCGCCCCATTGCCAGGCCACACGGCCAGCAACCTGAGCCGTGTCGCTACGCCGCCCTTGCTCAAGGTGGATAACCTCAGCCTCGAGTACCGCACCGCGCAACGCGTGGTGCGGGCTACCCACCAAGTCAGTTTTGAAGTCGACCGAGCCGACCGGTTTGTGCTGCTTGGCCCTTCTGGCTGCGGCAAGTCCACCTTGCTCAAGGCCGTGGCCGGCTTCATCCAGCCCCAAGAAGGGCAAATTTTGCTGCAGGGCCAGCCCGTTCGCGGCCCAGGTCCCGACCGCATCGTGGTGTTCCAGGAGTTCGACCAGCTACCACCGTGGAAGACGGTGAAGCAGAACGTCATGTTCCCGCTGTTGGTATCTGGCCAGCTCAAACGTACCGAGGCCGAGGAGCGGGCGTTGCATTATCTGGAGAAAGTCGGCTTGGCCGCCTTCGCTGATGCTTACCCGCACACCCTGTCGGGCGGCATGAAGGCTCGAGTGGCCATTGCTCGAGCCTTGGCCACGCAGCCGAAGGTCCTGCTGATGGACGAGCCGTTCGCCGCGCTCGACGCGCTGACCCGGCGCAAGATGCAGGAAGAACTGTTGCTGTTGTGGGAGGAGGTGCGTTTCACCCTGCTGTTCGTTACCCACTCCATCGAAGAAGCGCTGGTAGTCGGCAACCGCATCCTGCTGCTGTCACCGCACCCGGGGCGGGTGCGCGCCGAAGTGCACAGCCACCAGTACCACCTGGGCAGCTTGGGTGGCAGCGACTTCCAGGCCAGCGCTCGACGTATCCACCGTTTGTTGTTCAACGAGGCGGACGCCCCGGAGCAGCCCGACGGCCTGGGCTTCAACGCTATTCGCATCGCCTACTGA
- a CDS encoding ABC transporter permease, with the protein MTTTPVRQEYEVQLEPLLSVPVERQLPLAQRLWQQGWLRKAVILLVIAVLWEAVARYQANDLLLPSFVQTAAALWDGLASGELPAKVGVSLVILLKGYVLGIVLAFGLTSLAVSTQLGRDLLGTLTSMFNPLPAIALLPLALLWFGLGDNSLIFVLVHSVLWALALNTYAGFLGVSETLRMAGRNYGLKGLRLVLHILVPAALPSILSGLKIGWAFAWRTLIAAELVFGASSGKGGLGWYIFQNRNELYTDKVFAGLAVVILIGLLVEGLVFNTLERLTVRRWGMQR; encoded by the coding sequence ATGACCACAACCCCTGTACGCCAGGAATACGAGGTGCAGCTGGAGCCCCTGCTCAGTGTGCCTGTGGAACGCCAGCTACCGCTGGCCCAGCGCCTGTGGCAGCAAGGCTGGCTGCGCAAGGCGGTCATCCTGCTGGTGATCGCCGTGCTGTGGGAAGCCGTCGCCCGTTACCAGGCTAATGACCTGTTGTTGCCGAGCTTCGTGCAAACTGCTGCCGCCCTGTGGGATGGCCTGGCCAGCGGTGAACTGCCGGCCAAGGTCGGCGTCTCGCTGGTGATTCTGCTCAAAGGTTACGTACTGGGCATCGTCCTGGCCTTCGGCCTGACCAGCCTGGCAGTCTCGACCCAACTGGGCCGGGACTTGCTGGGCACGCTGACCTCGATGTTCAACCCGCTGCCGGCCATTGCCCTGCTGCCCCTGGCCTTGTTGTGGTTCGGCCTGGGTGACAACAGCCTGATCTTCGTGTTGGTGCATTCGGTGCTGTGGGCGTTGGCGCTGAACACTTACGCCGGCTTTCTTGGTGTTTCGGAGACTCTGCGCATGGCTGGCCGTAACTATGGCCTGAAAGGGCTGCGGCTGGTGCTGCACATCCTGGTGCCGGCGGCCTTGCCGTCGATTTTGTCGGGGTTGAAAATTGGCTGGGCGTTTGCTTGGCGCACCCTGATCGCCGCCGAGCTGGTGTTCGGTGCCAGCAGCGGCAAAGGCGGGCTGGGCTGGTACATCTTCCAGAACCGTAATGAGCTGTATACCGACAAGGTATTTGCCGGGCTGGCGGTGGTGATCTTGATCGGCCTGCTGGTGGAAGGGTTGGTGTTCAATACCCTGGAGCGGCTTACTGTGCGGCGTTGGGGGATGCAGCGCTAA
- a CDS encoding WYL domain-containing protein — MPFATTRATLSRQWALLRQLPSRSPGITSAELVWRLRDVGFTVSKRTVERDLNELSLIFPLERNDKSIPFGWHWSASAVGELRGNFDLLTHLRGDALQPARGEGVELVARISDALARQLRDAPLSSDMQLTALEHGHRLRATVSDGWPLRWWLLSHGDGVVVEQPAGLREEIGKILSNAAAQYQNL, encoded by the coding sequence TTGCCGTTCGCCACCACTCGCGCCACCCTCAGCCGTCAGTGGGCGCTGCTGCGCCAACTGCCCAGCCGTTCCCCAGGCATTACCAGCGCCGAGCTGGTCTGGCGCCTGCGTGACGTGGGCTTCACTGTCAGCAAACGCACCGTCGAACGCGACCTCAATGAGCTGTCGCTGATATTCCCACTAGAACGCAATGACAAGAGCATCCCGTTTGGCTGGCACTGGTCGGCGAGTGCCGTGGGCGAGCTTCGCGGCAATTTTGATTTGCTGACGCACCTGCGCGGAGATGCGTTGCAACCGGCGCGGGGTGAGGGTGTGGAATTGGTAGCGCGGATCAGCGATGCGCTGGCACGGCAGTTGCGGGACGCGCCGCTGAGCAGCGACATGCAGCTGACCGCGCTCGAGCACGGGCATCGCTTGCGGGCCACGGTGAGCGACGGCTGGCCGTTACGCTGGTGGCTGTTGAGCCATGGCGATGGGGTGGTGGTGGAGCAACCTGCTGGCTTGCGCGAGGAGATTGGCAAGATCCTGAGTAATGCGGCGGCTCAGTACCAGAATCTTTAG
- a CDS encoding tetratricopeptide repeat protein, whose protein sequence is MSAASNIHSLLARLLPERVIAPPASAGRRQRLFAGVGLPSQRSLLVSRLDEASNLQTVYADLRRQALQGNVAALNDLGWIWLNGKYWRADTVLASHLLRMAALQGNAAAWFNLGQQHYFGKGVDPSYVQAAECYRQAFERGMLHAAAALGDLYEEEVCDGSLQWQVDMVQAYQWFLRGAERGEARCRFEVGYRLMHGLYVEADIKAALYWLELAAAARVVQAAEELAVHFSSRDAARYLEWRDRAVQMGSTLALTMKLEDQIQP, encoded by the coding sequence ATGTCTGCTGCCAGCAATATCCATTCGCTGCTTGCCCGCCTTCTGCCCGAGCGGGTCATTGCCCCACCGGCCTCTGCCGGGAGGCGACAGCGGCTGTTCGCCGGGGTAGGGCTGCCTAGCCAGCGCTCGCTGCTGGTCAGCCGCCTGGATGAGGCCAGCAATTTGCAAACGGTGTATGCCGACCTGCGGCGGCAGGCCTTGCAAGGTAATGTGGCGGCGCTCAACGACCTGGGCTGGATCTGGCTCAACGGTAAATACTGGCGTGCCGACACCGTGCTGGCCAGCCACCTGTTGCGCATGGCAGCCCTGCAGGGCAATGCGGCGGCCTGGTTCAACCTTGGGCAGCAGCATTACTTCGGCAAAGGCGTCGATCCGTCCTATGTGCAAGCGGCGGAGTGCTACCGGCAGGCCTTCGAGCGGGGCATGCTGCACGCCGCTGCGGCGTTGGGTGACCTGTACGAGGAAGAAGTGTGCGACGGCAGCCTGCAATGGCAGGTCGATATGGTGCAGGCCTACCAGTGGTTCTTGCGCGGGGCCGAGCGGGGTGAGGCACGTTGCCGGTTTGAAGTAGGTTACCGGTTGATGCACGGGCTGTACGTGGAGGCCGACATCAAGGCGGCGCTCTATTGGCTGGAGTTGGCGGCTGCGGCGAGGGTGGTGCAGGCGGCCGAGGAGCTGGCGGTGCACTTCAGCAGCCGTGACGCGGCCCGCTACCTTGAATGGCGGGACCGGGCGGTGCAGATGGGTAGCACATTGGCGTTGACCATGAAGCTCGAAGACCAGATTCAACCTTGA
- a CDS encoding MarR family winged helix-turn-helix transcriptional regulator yields the protein MSLDLLRLHVSSGMVVAARHWRRICHAALTSYGISEACAAPLLMIVRLGDGVHQVAVAQAAGLESPSLVRLLDQLCKAGLVCRSEDPLDRRAKALSLTAQGRALAESIEAELVRLRREVLHGIDQADLEAALRVLRAFEAAGLGNTGGAE from the coding sequence ATGTCCCTTGATCTCCTGCGCTTGCACGTCAGCAGTGGCATGGTGGTTGCCGCCCGCCATTGGCGGCGCATCTGCCACGCAGCCCTGACCAGCTATGGCATTTCCGAGGCCTGCGCCGCGCCGTTGCTGATGATCGTGCGCCTGGGCGACGGTGTACATCAGGTGGCTGTAGCCCAGGCCGCTGGCCTGGAAAGCCCGTCGCTGGTGCGCTTGCTCGACCAACTGTGCAAAGCCGGCCTGGTATGCCGCAGCGAAGACCCGCTGGACCGTCGCGCCAAGGCCCTGAGCCTGACGGCCCAGGGCCGCGCCCTGGCTGAATCCATCGAGGCCGAGCTGGTGCGCCTGCGCCGCGAGGTGTTGCACGGTATCGACCAAGCCGACCTGGAAGCCGCCTTGCGCGTGTTGCGTGCCTTCGAGGCCGCCGGCCTGGGCAACACAGGCGGGGCGGAATGA